A window of Rubricoccus marinus contains these coding sequences:
- a CDS encoding T9SS type A sorting domain-containing protein: protein MRLATFIAALALTAAPAAAQFGAPSDPCPEGTGEATLLGTNVQASLFTNGNLFFGNTTTNGDGYVVPLAGSGANNSPLFAANLWLGGRVGGEIRTAGARFGNFHLRPGRTGADGTPPAPEACAEADRIAVISTMEPRDSQTEAVRAWPADLGAPVIDGDGIPGNYDVDAGDRPAIRGDVMAFWAMTDTATDRAPSGDPLSPEFPLGVDVTVEAFTLRQLPTTTFYRFTLTNRNSVAIEDAALGIFFDWDLGDASDDYVGTDTTLQMSYVYNASETDTVYGIPPAAGAVVLEGLAGVDDERQKLTASPIIFKSGGFDTYGVPLTPAAYYNRLLGLFGDGSPTYEYAFGYAGLTPSPIPAGTPTTRFGFTGDPVAGEFWSEENWTGSGESSPSGDRRDLAATGPVRLEPGESAHATYAIVFAQGSDRLDSITRLRAQAQVVGRAASAGGFPLQAFENFLQAPPPPSPVLTLTRPRPNPFSESATVRMTGASGARASVSVYDVLGRRLSRVDVEGAPEAEVEVGAGLPSGVYIVRVEGLGFGETFTIVKAK from the coding sequence ATGCGTCTTGCCACTTTTATCGCTGCTCTCGCCTTGACCGCCGCCCCTGCCGCGGCACAATTCGGAGCCCCGAGCGATCCCTGCCCGGAGGGCACAGGCGAGGCCACCCTGTTAGGCACGAACGTCCAGGCGTCGCTGTTCACCAACGGCAACCTCTTCTTTGGCAACACGACGACGAACGGCGACGGCTACGTTGTACCTCTGGCGGGTTCGGGAGCCAACAACTCTCCGTTGTTCGCCGCCAACCTCTGGCTCGGCGGGCGTGTGGGCGGCGAGATCCGCACGGCGGGAGCGCGGTTCGGCAACTTCCACCTCCGCCCTGGACGGACGGGTGCTGACGGCACACCGCCTGCGCCAGAGGCCTGCGCCGAGGCGGACCGCATCGCTGTGATTTCCACGATGGAGCCGCGCGACTCTCAGACAGAGGCCGTCCGGGCGTGGCCGGCAGACCTTGGAGCACCCGTCATTGACGGGGACGGGATCCCGGGCAACTACGACGTGGACGCCGGCGACCGCCCGGCCATCCGGGGCGACGTGATGGCGTTCTGGGCCATGACCGATACCGCAACCGACCGCGCTCCAAGTGGCGACCCCTTGTCTCCAGAGTTTCCGCTGGGCGTCGATGTGACGGTCGAGGCGTTTACCCTTCGCCAGTTGCCCACGACCACGTTCTACCGGTTCACGCTCACCAACCGCAACAGCGTCGCCATCGAGGACGCCGCGCTCGGCATCTTCTTCGATTGGGACCTGGGAGACGCCAGCGACGACTACGTCGGCACCGATACGACGCTCCAGATGAGCTACGTCTACAATGCGTCTGAGACAGACACTGTGTATGGCATTCCCCCGGCCGCTGGCGCGGTCGTCCTCGAGGGGCTCGCGGGCGTAGACGACGAGCGCCAGAAGCTCACCGCATCCCCCATCATCTTTAAGTCCGGCGGCTTCGACACCTACGGCGTTCCCCTGACGCCAGCGGCCTACTACAACAGACTCCTTGGTCTCTTCGGAGACGGATCCCCGACGTACGAATATGCCTTTGGGTACGCGGGGCTGACGCCCTCGCCCATTCCCGCCGGGACTCCCACAACGCGGTTCGGCTTCACCGGTGACCCCGTTGCTGGGGAGTTCTGGAGCGAGGAGAACTGGACAGGAAGCGGCGAGAGCAGCCCCAGTGGCGATCGCCGAGACCTCGCGGCCACAGGCCCCGTTCGGCTGGAGCCCGGGGAGTCCGCGCACGCCACGTATGCCATCGTGTTCGCGCAGGGCTCGGACCGGTTGGATTCCATCACACGGCTCAGGGCGCAAGCCCAGGTCGTCGGTAGGGCGGCGAGCGCTGGCGGTTTCCCGTTGCAGGCGTTCGAGAACTTCCTTCAGGCACCTCCGCCCCCCTCCCCCGTTCTCACGCTCACACGTCCGCGCCCAAACCCATTCTCTGAGTCGGCCACGGTGCGGATGACGGGCGCCTCTGGCGCCAGAGCGTCCGTGAGCGTCTACGATGTGCTCGGCCGCCGCCTCTCGCGCGTGGACGTGGAGGGCGCGCCAGAGGCCGAGGTCGAGGTCGGCGCGGGCCTGCCCTCGGGCGTGTACATCGTGCGTGTGGAAGGGCTGGGATTCGGCGAGACGTTCACCATCGTCAAAGCGAAATAG
- a CDS encoding DUF1990 family protein yields the protein MSIRRPSLATVVLTPTALAAGAALGLWLYKRWGYSVDSEETDVPTVDAPPEAEGPEIQHAEDGEGPRFHRTYRVRIAGAEHTPEALMKRIGQDLSPYVAPEVARFEKTKGAKTVLAAGDEFMVHINAPWNGPVRVVEAEPTRFRLATLEGHMEAGQIEFRAETAPEASGETAPDDGADAGPNAASGADLVFTIESWARSRDMWVHLVYDGLGTAKSMQQAMWTYFCARVADECGGEIVGEIEVRTEREEA from the coding sequence ATGTCCATCCGCCGCCCCAGCCTCGCCACCGTTGTTCTCACGCCGACCGCACTCGCCGCGGGCGCCGCTCTCGGCCTGTGGCTGTACAAACGCTGGGGCTACTCCGTCGATTCCGAGGAGACAGATGTCCCGACGGTAGACGCGCCGCCAGAGGCCGAAGGGCCGGAAATCCAGCACGCCGAGGACGGCGAGGGGCCGCGCTTTCACCGCACCTACCGCGTCCGCATCGCGGGCGCCGAGCACACGCCAGAGGCGCTGATGAAGCGTATCGGGCAGGACCTCTCGCCGTACGTGGCGCCGGAGGTCGCGCGGTTCGAGAAGACCAAGGGCGCGAAAACCGTCTTGGCGGCGGGCGACGAGTTCATGGTGCACATCAACGCGCCGTGGAACGGACCCGTCCGCGTGGTGGAGGCCGAGCCGACGCGCTTCCGCCTCGCAACCCTGGAGGGGCACATGGAGGCTGGGCAGATCGAGTTCCGCGCCGAGACCGCGCCAGAGGCCTCTGGCGAGACGGCCCCCGACGACGGCGCTGACGCTGGTCCAAACGCCGCCTCTGGCGCCGACCTCGTGTTCACCATCGAGTCCTGGGCGCGCAGCCGGGACATGTGGGTCCACCTCGTCTACGACGGGCTGGGAACGGCAAAAAGCATGCAACAGGCGATGTGGACCTACTTCTGCGCCCGCGTCGCCGACGAGTGCGGCGGCGAGATCGTGGGCGAGATCGAGGTGCGGACGGAGCGCGAGGAGGCGTGA
- a CDS encoding DUF445 domain-containing protein, with protein sequence MSDRPSDRSSGRPPASGGDRRARVTPVPGIFGPDEAEPAEVPADALRDAAPRASAWLDEDEASGDPAQPSGPPPTGATAPRATPPPEAQRPPEASRTPQPPPPSPPLAPEAAGPFEATIVSETIRPTESELVEQAKEATRDRAREVGSLLVTYGKAHLPERKPPVHAPPSGPPKLAGRLGQIIPVLQVIPVLLLIVFVLSFWWDFQDMSMIVPVFGWSVPLDGLLRVLSVSGLIGFLTNWVAITMLFQPREKRAIIPQGLIPAQRERVIYRLSEAISKELINADIIKQKIQESGAIGRYRDMALGVVRGVVEDPGFRTDLRSLASGYVGDVLQRPDLRRELTRLAAQKMEESAGQGLGGAVLKIYRSVAEDDFQRRIDKALDEIPGAVEPLLDRIDVALDAIPPKIEARSEDIEAFATQAVLGFVESLDIRSMIVEKARGFDEGQLEGLLKSTSNEQLNYIKYLGAILGVLGGLVIWQPIGSLVAFFSIGLTLWAVDEALVRARRARAPEAS encoded by the coding sequence GTGTCCGACCGCCCCTCCGATCGCTCCTCCGGCCGCCCACCTGCCTCTGGCGGCGACCGCCGCGCGCGCGTCACGCCCGTCCCCGGCATCTTCGGGCCCGACGAGGCCGAGCCCGCCGAGGTCCCCGCAGACGCCCTCCGCGACGCCGCGCCCCGCGCTTCGGCATGGCTGGACGAGGACGAGGCCTCTGGCGACCCCGCGCAACCCAGCGGGCCTCCGCCGACAGGCGCCACCGCTCCCCGCGCGACGCCCCCGCCAGAGGCCCAGCGCCCACCGGAGGCCTCGCGCACCCCGCAGCCGCCTCCCCCGTCCCCGCCTCTGGCGCCAGAGGCCGCCGGGCCGTTCGAGGCGACGATCGTGTCTGAGACCATCCGGCCGACCGAGAGCGAGTTGGTGGAGCAGGCCAAGGAAGCCACGCGGGACCGCGCGCGCGAAGTCGGCAGCCTTCTGGTCACGTACGGCAAGGCGCACCTGCCGGAGCGGAAGCCGCCGGTCCACGCGCCGCCTTCCGGGCCGCCCAAACTGGCCGGACGCCTCGGGCAGATCATCCCGGTCCTGCAGGTCATCCCCGTCCTGCTGCTGATCGTGTTCGTCCTCTCGTTCTGGTGGGACTTCCAGGACATGAGCATGATCGTGCCGGTGTTCGGCTGGTCGGTCCCGCTCGACGGCCTCTTGCGCGTGCTTTCCGTCAGCGGCCTGATCGGCTTCCTGACCAACTGGGTGGCGATCACCATGCTGTTCCAGCCGCGCGAGAAGCGGGCCATCATCCCGCAGGGGCTGATCCCGGCCCAGCGCGAGCGCGTGATCTATCGGCTGAGCGAGGCCATCTCGAAGGAGCTCATCAACGCCGACATCATCAAGCAGAAAATCCAGGAGAGCGGCGCGATCGGGCGCTACCGCGACATGGCGCTTGGCGTCGTGCGCGGCGTGGTGGAGGACCCCGGCTTCCGCACGGACCTCCGCAGCCTCGCCAGCGGCTACGTGGGCGATGTGCTCCAGCGGCCGGATCTGAGACGCGAACTCACGCGCCTCGCTGCGCAGAAGATGGAAGAGTCCGCCGGGCAAGGTCTCGGCGGCGCCGTGCTCAAGATCTACCGCTCCGTCGCCGAGGACGATTTCCAGCGCCGCATCGACAAGGCGCTGGACGAGATCCCGGGCGCCGTCGAACCCCTCCTGGACCGCATCGACGTGGCGCTGGACGCCATTCCGCCGAAGATCGAGGCCCGCTCGGAGGACATCGAGGCGTTCGCCACGCAGGCCGTTCTCGGCTTCGTCGAAAGCCTGGACATCCGCTCGATGATCGTCGAGAAGGCCCGCGGCTTCGACGAGGGGCAACTCGAGGGCCTGCTCAAGAGCACCTCCAACGAGCAACTCAACTACATCAAGTACCTCGGCGCGATCCTGGGCGTGCTGGGCGGGCTCGTGATCTGGCAGCCCATCGGATCGCTCGTGGCGTTCTTCTCCATCGGCCTCACGCTCTGGGCGGTGGATGAAGCCCTCGTCCGCGCTCGGCGCGCCCGCGCGCCAGAGGCCAGCTAG
- a CDS encoding DUF1990 family protein: MSGLDWTRYRQRLEAIPEMALNFDPDDLREEHAESNGWHVDRHEVDLPAEPPGPPLAPEAPRASWAVACRIVRAYEFPDPKLITGVFEPDGDLEGRPMLLRARFLAFRFWLPVRVAEVVDETRETDRGSAQVWGYSYTTLEGHFEKGQIWFEVWKWTDSGEVAFRIRAVSKPETIRNPFYRIGFKLFGRRLQLQFAHRALERMQRFVSEELAARAASVPAKPREAPEVAPASHDAEAAERLDEAERDAS; the protein is encoded by the coding sequence GTGAGCGGTCTCGACTGGACTCGGTACCGCCAGAGGCTGGAGGCCATCCCCGAGATGGCGCTCAACTTCGACCCCGACGACCTCCGCGAGGAGCACGCCGAGTCCAACGGGTGGCACGTGGACCGTCACGAGGTGGACCTCCCCGCCGAGCCGCCCGGCCCGCCTCTGGCGCCAGAGGCGCCGCGCGCCTCTTGGGCCGTCGCCTGCCGCATCGTGCGCGCCTACGAGTTCCCCGACCCCAAGCTCATCACCGGCGTCTTCGAGCCCGACGGCGATCTGGAAGGCCGGCCCATGCTGCTCCGCGCGCGGTTTCTCGCGTTCCGGTTCTGGCTGCCCGTCCGCGTGGCCGAGGTCGTGGACGAAACGCGCGAGACCGACCGCGGCTCGGCGCAGGTCTGGGGCTACAGCTACACCACGCTGGAAGGGCACTTCGAGAAAGGGCAGATCTGGTTCGAGGTGTGGAAGTGGACGGACTCGGGCGAGGTCGCCTTCCGCATCCGGGCGGTGAGCAAGCCGGAGACGATCCGCAACCCATTTTACCGCATCGGCTTCAAGCTCTTTGGGCGGCGGCTGCAGCTCCAGTTCGCGCACCGCGCTCTGGAGCGGATGCAGCGGTTCGTCTCCGAGGAACTCGCCGCGCGAGCCGCGAGCGTTCCTGCCAAGCCGCGCGAGGCGCCTGAGGTCGCCCCGGCGTCGCACGACGCCGAGGCCGCCGAGCGGCTCGACGAGGCCGAGCGCGACGCCTCCTAG
- a CDS encoding choice-of-anchor B family protein, with the protein MLRLPFLALALTLASGAFAQGTCTDGSASFGGTSYSCNGVDVAAVIPVGTTSPFRSGALNDIWGWTDPQDDKEYALVGTRSGVVFVDVSTPASPRVLGKLQTSVPNGFAAWRDVKTYGNYAVVVAEVGGHGMQVFDLTRLRGLSEDSNRDLEEDALYVGIGNAHNIVVDEASGFAYAVGARNVPTCGGTGLHMIDIRQPLAPTYAGCFDEDGYTHDAQCVVYDGPDTDHTGKQICLASNEDTLTIVDVTDKSSPIQIARGFYPNPSYTHQGWFTEDKKYFIVNDELDNSDGGTRTFVFDVSDLDNPDFTFRYDSPLAVTDHNLYVRGNFVYQSNYEGGLRILDAASIASGTFAEAGHFDTYPQSNNATFNGQWSNYPYFASGTVIASDINNGLFVLRPEPRFFAVAEEPAPEAEAAYALSLPEPNPASERSTLSLRVDAAQLVYAALYDLTGRRVATLLDRAVASGETVALEVNGSALPAGVYVVRVAGETFEASERVSIVR; encoded by the coding sequence ATGCTGCGTCTCCCCTTTCTCGCGCTCGCGCTAACCCTGGCCTCTGGCGCCTTCGCGCAGGGCACCTGCACCGACGGCAGCGCCAGCTTTGGCGGCACCTCCTACTCGTGCAACGGCGTGGACGTGGCGGCCGTGATCCCCGTCGGCACCACCAGCCCGTTCCGGTCGGGCGCGCTCAACGACATCTGGGGCTGGACCGACCCGCAGGACGACAAGGAGTACGCGCTCGTCGGCACCCGCAGCGGCGTCGTCTTCGTGGACGTGAGCACGCCCGCTTCTCCACGTGTGCTCGGCAAGCTCCAGACCTCGGTCCCGAACGGCTTCGCGGCCTGGCGCGATGTCAAGACGTACGGCAACTACGCCGTCGTCGTCGCCGAGGTGGGCGGGCACGGGATGCAGGTCTTCGACCTCACGCGGCTCCGCGGCCTCTCCGAGGACTCCAACCGGGACCTCGAGGAGGACGCGCTGTACGTCGGCATCGGCAACGCGCACAACATCGTCGTGGACGAGGCCAGCGGCTTCGCCTACGCTGTGGGCGCGCGCAACGTGCCAACGTGCGGCGGCACGGGCCTCCACATGATCGACATCCGCCAGCCTCTGGCGCCGACGTACGCCGGCTGCTTTGACGAGGACGGCTACACCCACGACGCGCAGTGCGTGGTCTACGACGGCCCGGACACCGACCACACGGGCAAGCAGATCTGCCTCGCGAGCAACGAGGACACGCTGACGATCGTGGACGTGACGGACAAGTCGAGCCCGATCCAGATCGCACGCGGCTTCTACCCCAACCCCAGCTACACGCACCAGGGCTGGTTCACCGAGGACAAGAAGTACTTCATCGTCAACGACGAGTTGGACAACTCCGACGGCGGCACGCGGACGTTCGTCTTCGACGTCTCCGACCTCGACAACCCGGACTTCACCTTCCGCTACGACTCGCCTCTGGCGGTGACGGACCACAACCTGTACGTGCGGGGCAACTTCGTCTACCAGAGCAACTACGAGGGCGGTCTCCGCATTCTGGACGCGGCGAGCATCGCCAGCGGCACGTTCGCCGAGGCCGGCCACTTCGACACGTACCCGCAGAGCAACAACGCGACCTTTAACGGGCAGTGGAGCAACTACCCGTACTTCGCGAGCGGGACCGTCATCGCGAGCGACATCAACAACGGGCTGTTCGTGCTCCGCCCGGAGCCCCGCTTCTTCGCCGTCGCCGAGGAGCCCGCGCCAGAGGCCGAGGCCGCCTACGCGCTCTCGCTTCCGGAGCCCAACCCGGCGTCGGAGCGCTCCACGCTCTCGCTCCGCGTGGACGCCGCGCAGCTCGTCTACGCCGCCCTCTACGACCTCACGGGTCGCCGCGTGGCGACGCTCCTGGACCGCGCCGTCGCCTCTGGCGAGACGGTGGCGTTGGAGGTGAACGGCTCGGCTCTGCCGGCGGGCGTCTACGTCGTCCGCGTGGCGGGCGAGACGTTTGAGGCCTCGGAGCGCGTCTCCATCGTGCGGTAG
- a CDS encoding glycosyltransferase family protein, producing the protein MNRSLRILFAVQGDGRGHMTQALALAPLLRRAGHRVLGALVGVGPRQRPPALFREALGAPVTPLAAPTFVAGENGRVRLLATGLHAVGAWRETSASLDAMSAILDRHEPDVVVSFFDGLTAFHGLWRSPEAPVVAVGHQFMFEHPAYPFAPGQPFQRAAMRAYARFVGTAAAARLALSFYDAPEAPAGTAVIGPLLRPQVMRLDASGDDGSLLVYLMDPAMAGDLAAWSDRHPAVPIHCFSAARPHRQSRALAFHALDGEAFLAHMARARGVVCTAGFESVSEAMWMGKPVCMVPTPGHYEQRCNARDALALGVGVAAPTLARGLDAFVEYLPTHHADPEPFREWVRRSGPRAVAAIERAAGLPPLPQSSGDGDGRTAVPTLRPLASEAQKWKRDPTVTSR; encoded by the coding sequence ATGAACCGATCCCTCCGCATCCTTTTCGCCGTGCAAGGCGACGGCCGGGGCCACATGACGCAGGCCCTCGCGCTTGCGCCGCTCTTGCGCCGCGCCGGGCACCGCGTCCTGGGCGCGCTCGTGGGCGTGGGCCCGCGCCAGAGGCCGCCTGCGTTGTTCCGCGAGGCGCTCGGCGCGCCCGTCACGCCTCTGGCGGCGCCGACGTTCGTGGCGGGAGAGAACGGGCGCGTCCGTCTGCTCGCCACCGGCCTCCACGCCGTCGGCGCGTGGCGCGAGACCTCGGCGAGCCTCGACGCGATGAGCGCCATTCTAGACCGGCACGAGCCAGACGTGGTGGTGTCGTTCTTTGACGGCCTGACGGCGTTCCACGGCCTCTGGCGCTCGCCCGAAGCGCCCGTCGTGGCCGTGGGACACCAGTTCATGTTCGAGCACCCGGCGTACCCCTTCGCGCCCGGGCAGCCGTTCCAGCGCGCGGCGATGCGTGCGTACGCGCGGTTCGTGGGCACCGCCGCCGCCGCGCGCCTCGCGCTCTCGTTCTACGACGCGCCAGAGGCCCCGGCGGGCACGGCGGTGATCGGGCCGCTGCTCCGCCCGCAGGTCATGCGCCTGGACGCCTCTGGCGACGATGGCTCGCTGCTGGTCTACCTCATGGACCCCGCGATGGCGGGCGATCTCGCAGCGTGGAGCGACCGCCATCCGGCCGTGCCCATCCACTGCTTTTCCGCCGCTCGCCCGCACCGGCAAAGCCGCGCGCTGGCTTTCCATGCGTTGGACGGCGAGGCGTTTCTCGCGCACATGGCCCGCGCCAGAGGCGTCGTCTGCACCGCCGGCTTCGAGTCGGTCAGCGAGGCGATGTGGATGGGCAAGCCGGTGTGCATGGTCCCCACGCCGGGGCACTACGAGCAGCGCTGCAACGCCCGGGACGCCCTCGCACTTGGCGTCGGCGTGGCGGCACCGACGCTCGCCAGAGGCCTCGACGCGTTCGTGGAGTACCTCCCCACGCACCACGCCGACCCCGAGCCGTTCCGTGAGTGGGTACGCCGCTCCGGCCCCCGCGCCGTGGCCGCCATCGAGCGCGCCGCCGGGCTGCCGCCGCTGCCGCAGTCCTCTGGCGACGGCGACGGTCGCACGGCCGTACCCACGCTGCGGCCTCTGGCGTCAGAGGCTCAGAAGTGGAAGCGCGATCCGACCGTCACTTCGCGGTAG
- the serC gene encoding 3-phosphoserine/phosphohydroxythreonine transaminase — translation MPSAQAAIARGHNFSAGPGALPTEVLEEVRDELLSFRDAGASVMEISHRSPQYTDVHEGAKAKMKSLLGIGDGWHVLFLQSGASMQFHQVPLNFLKPGQTADYIDTGNWSAKAVKEAQIVARDRGATVHVAASSAGADYTFIPSEAETSRSPEAAYLHFTSNNTIFGTEFGAEPLADCPLVCDASSDFLGRPIDTSRYGLIYAGAQKNIGPAGVTAVLVTDEFLQTRMEGLPTLLDYGTHAAKLFHTPPVFAIYIVDKVMDWITANGGLEGMKARNAAKAATLYGAIDASDFYRGTAREDSRSLMNVTFRLPSEDLEATFVSESKAHGLLALKGYRTVGGVRASLYNAVSPEAVDALVGFMRDFEASNG, via the coding sequence ATGCCTAGCGCCCAAGCCGCCATCGCGCGCGGCCACAACTTCTCCGCCGGCCCCGGCGCGCTCCCCACCGAAGTCCTCGAAGAGGTCCGTGACGAACTGCTGAGCTTCCGCGATGCGGGCGCGAGCGTGATGGAGATCAGCCACCGCTCCCCGCAGTACACCGACGTGCACGAGGGCGCGAAAGCCAAGATGAAGTCGCTCCTCGGCATCGGCGACGGATGGCACGTGCTGTTCCTCCAGAGCGGCGCGAGCATGCAGTTCCACCAGGTGCCGCTCAACTTCCTCAAGCCCGGCCAGACCGCGGACTACATCGACACCGGCAACTGGAGCGCGAAGGCCGTCAAGGAGGCGCAGATCGTCGCCCGAGATCGCGGCGCGACCGTCCACGTCGCCGCCAGCAGCGCGGGCGCGGACTACACGTTTATCCCGAGCGAGGCCGAGACCTCGCGCTCGCCAGAGGCCGCCTACCTCCACTTCACGTCCAACAACACCATCTTCGGGACCGAGTTCGGCGCCGAGCCTCTGGCGGACTGCCCGCTCGTGTGCGACGCGTCCTCGGACTTTCTCGGGCGGCCCATCGACACGAGCCGCTATGGGCTGATCTACGCGGGCGCGCAGAAGAACATCGGGCCCGCTGGCGTGACGGCCGTGTTGGTGACCGACGAGTTCTTGCAAACCCGTATGGAGGGCCTGCCGACGCTTCTCGACTACGGCACGCACGCTGCCAAGCTGTTCCACACCCCGCCCGTGTTCGCGATCTACATCGTGGACAAGGTCATGGACTGGATCACGGCAAACGGCGGGCTGGAAGGCATGAAGGCGCGGAACGCCGCCAAGGCCGCCACGCTCTACGGGGCCATCGACGCCTCGGACTTCTACCGCGGCACGGCGCGCGAGGATAGCCGCTCACTCATGAACGTCACGTTCCGCCTGCCGAGCGAGGACTTGGAGGCCACGTTCGTCTCGGAGTCCAAGGCGCACGGCCTCTTGGCGCTCAAGGGCTACCGGACGGTGGGCGGTGTGCGCGCGTCGCTGTACAACGCCGTCTCGCCAGAGGCCGTGGACGCGCTCGTCGGCTTTATGCGGGACTTCGAGGCCTCGAACGGCTGA
- a CDS encoding nuclear transport factor 2 family protein produces MRAFALLAFVLLTGCASSAQTPEASGATPDPATSDPVAQVKATIATLFDGMRAGDSTMVRSTFHPDMRLNTVAQDGEGYRLVGGDAERFLQAVGTPHDEAWDERIGEIDVRVDAGLATAWMAYRFYVGDTFSHCGVNSMQLARLDGRWQIVSLVDTRRQACE; encoded by the coding sequence ATGCGCGCATTCGCCCTTCTCGCCTTCGTCCTCCTCACCGGCTGCGCGTCGTCGGCGCAGACGCCAGAGGCCTCTGGCGCCACGCCCGATCCTGCGACGTCGGACCCCGTGGCGCAGGTCAAGGCCACCATCGCGACGCTGTTCGACGGCATGCGCGCCGGCGATTCCACGATGGTGCGCTCCACGTTCCACCCCGACATGCGCCTCAACACCGTCGCGCAAGACGGCGAGGGCTACCGGCTGGTCGGCGGCGACGCCGAACGCTTCCTGCAGGCCGTCGGCACGCCGCACGACGAGGCGTGGGACGAGCGCATCGGCGAGATCGACGTGCGCGTGGACGCGGGCCTCGCGACGGCGTGGATGGCCTACCGCTTCTACGTCGGGGACACCTTCTCGCACTGCGGCGTCAACTCCATGCAGCTCGCGCGCCTGGACGGCCGCTGGCAGATCGTCAGCCTTGTCGACACCCGCCGCCAGGCCTGCGAGTAG
- a CDS encoding UDP-2,3-diacylglucosamine diphosphatase, which yields MPHVRTLFLSDLHLGMKGAQAERVLDFLRHYDADRWILVGDILDGWALARGWHWPQAHNDVIQKLLRKVRAGAEMVYVPGNHDGAARQFVGLSFGGIEVRRDLIHETADGRRLLVLHGDEFDGAVRFAPWLSKLGARAYEAALRANTVVAAVRQRLGYPYWSLAAYLKGRTKHAVQYMAEFEGAVARRAMASGVDGIVCGHIHRPELRAFASGRGEVLYANCGDWVESCTALAEMHDGTLELIRWGEPAAALARGDGHANALPVLAA from the coding sequence GTGCCACACGTTCGCACGCTGTTCCTCTCCGATCTCCACCTAGGCATGAAAGGCGCGCAGGCCGAGCGCGTCCTGGACTTCCTCCGTCACTACGATGCTGACCGTTGGATCCTCGTCGGGGACATCCTGGACGGCTGGGCACTCGCCAGAGGCTGGCACTGGCCGCAGGCGCACAACGATGTGATTCAGAAGCTGCTCCGTAAGGTCCGCGCCGGCGCCGAGATGGTCTACGTCCCCGGCAACCACGACGGCGCGGCACGCCAGTTCGTAGGGCTCTCGTTCGGCGGGATCGAGGTGCGCCGGGACCTCATCCACGAGACCGCCGACGGGCGCCGGCTCCTCGTGCTCCACGGCGACGAGTTCGACGGCGCGGTCCGCTTCGCGCCGTGGCTCTCCAAGCTCGGCGCGCGGGCCTACGAAGCCGCGCTGCGGGCCAACACCGTCGTCGCGGCGGTGCGCCAGAGGCTGGGCTACCCGTACTGGTCGCTCGCGGCGTACCTCAAGGGGCGCACCAAGCACGCCGTGCAGTACATGGCGGAGTTCGAGGGCGCCGTGGCGCGTCGCGCGATGGCCTCTGGCGTGGACGGCATCGTGTGCGGGCACATCCACCGGCCCGAGCTCCGCGCGTTCGCCAGCGGCCGGGGCGAGGTGCTCTACGCCAACTGCGGTGACTGGGTGGAAAGCTGCACGGCGCTGGCCGAGATGCACGACGGCACGCTCGAACTCATCCGGTGGGGCGAACCGGCGGCGGCCCTGGCCCGTGGAGACGGGCACGCCAACGCGCTACCCGTCCTGGCAGCATGA
- a CDS encoding HDIG domain-containing metalloprotein, translating into MLDDARTLLHAWTETDSLRRHAESVSASMGGMARRMGADEELWRTAGLLHDMDYERHPTPEEHPYIGVKELERLGYPEEMRTAILGHADYTGVARETDMAKALFAVDELSGFVVAVAFVRPDRLDGMTPRSVKKKLKDKRFAAAVSREDIRQGAEEVGMELDEVIALVIDSLQREADSLDLA; encoded by the coding sequence ATGCTCGACGACGCCCGCACGCTTCTCCACGCCTGGACCGAGACCGACTCCCTCCGCCGCCACGCCGAGTCCGTCTCCGCCTCGATGGGCGGCATGGCCCGCCGCATGGGCGCCGACGAGGAGCTCTGGCGCACCGCCGGGCTCCTCCACGATATGGACTACGAGCGGCACCCGACGCCAGAGGAGCACCCGTATATCGGCGTGAAAGAGCTGGAGCGGTTGGGCTACCCGGAGGAGATGCGGACGGCCATCCTGGGCCACGCGGACTACACCGGCGTCGCCCGCGAGACCGACATGGCGAAGGCGCTCTTCGCCGTCGACGAGCTCTCGGGCTTTGTCGTTGCCGTGGCGTTTGTGCGGCCCGACCGGCTGGACGGAATGACGCCGCGCTCGGTCAAAAAGAAGCTCAAAGACAAGCGATTCGCCGCAGCCGTGAGCCGCGAGGACATCCGCCAGGGCGCCGAGGAGGTCGGCATGGAGCTGGACGAGGTGATCGCCCTCGTCATCGATTCACTCCAGCGTGAAGCCGATTCGCTCGATCTCGCGTAG